agaggaaaagtataatagaaacacatcaccacttctgtatttttcacccactcctaatTTTGGATTACAAAGACAGATATAAAATAGTTAccatgtgaacttggccttataGCCAGCAATATATGCTATAGTAGCTTTTCTGTGTGATTGGACCAGGCTGCACACACAGATCAATGAGCCTTAGGTGCACATGCCCATTGTTTCACCGTTGGTCATCTAGTTGGAGGTACTAGCCACTGAATACTTATACCATCCCAAAAGAGCTGTTTTTTGGATTCTCTGACCCGGCCTAGCCAAACTACTGCATCGTTTTTAGAATAGAAGCTAATACAGATAAACAAAGCATGTGCCAGTATGTATTGCTCACTCCTGATGACAACCCACATCATCTTCATAGAGGACGATTCAAGAATCAGCATATTTTGGAAAGCTACATCCCATCCCAATGCCAGTTCTGGAGGTACTGCTTCATATAGAAGAACAAGCACATtcaaatacaggtgcatctcacaaaattagaatatcatcaaaaagttaatttatttcagttcttcaatacaaaaagtgaaactcatattagatagtgtcattacaaatagagtgatttatttcaagtgtttatttctgttaatgttgatgattctcgcttacagccaatgaaaacccaaaagtcattatctcagtaaattagaattctttataaccgcttgaaaaaattattttaaaatccaaaatattggcctactgaaatgtatgttcagtaaatgcactcaaaactTGGTTGGGGTTCCTTTgtaatcaattactgcatcaatgcagcgtggcatggaggcgatcagcctgtggcactgctgaggtgttatggaagcccaggttgctttgatggcagccttcagctcgtcggcattgtggggtctggtgtctcatcttcttcCTTACAATACCTCATagtttctctatggggttaaggtcaggtaagtttgctggccaatcaagcacagtaatactgttgtttttacaccaggtattggtacttttggcagtgtgaacaggtgccaagtcctcctGGAGAATGAAAttaccatctccaaaaagcttttcggcagagggaagcatgaagtcctctaaaatttcctggtagacagctgcactgcctttggttttgataaaacacagtgggatctacatcagcagatgacatggccctcaaaccatcactgattgtgcatACTTCACAATTCCTAGTTTAAAAACAAGATCACTTTgctttggccagcaaactcgcctgaccttaatcccatagagaatctatggggtatattcaagaggaagaggagacaccagacccaacaatgcagacaagctgaaggctgctatcaaagcatcctgggcttccataaaacctcagcagtgccacagctccatgccacgccgcattgatgcattaattgatgcaaaaggagccccgaccaagtattgagtgcattgactgaacatgcatttcagtaggccaacatttcagattttaaaataattttttcaagctggagttataaagtattctaatttactgagataatgacttttgggttttcattggctgtaagccataatcagcgacattaatagaaataaacacttgaaatacatcactctgtttgtaatgacgctatctaatatatgaatttcactttttgtattgaagaactggaataaattaactttttgatgatattctaattttgcgagatgcACTTGTAGCTCTGGAGGTAGAATAATAACCCAAACCAGTATACGTACTTTCAGATGCATAGTTTATGCTTCCTATTTGCTTTCCATGATCATCAACTTGATGTTCTCTGAAAGAAGATATTTTGGGTTTAGACTTCATAAGAAATATTTCTTGTGTAGGTAATTTAAGCCAAAGAAAGCCCACAAGTGGACTGTCCTTGTAAGAAAACAGTTTACCTGAATATTGCAAAGATCAGAATTATATTCACAATGCCAAGAAAAGCGCCCATAAGAGATGGTGCGGTGTACATGTTCACTTGGAGTTCGATGGCTGTGAAGGTCACTCCTACTTCTCCAATTAATGTAAATGCAGCCTGAAATGCTGGAAATCAGAATTATTCTATTTAAGATCTTACCCTAAAATTAGAGGCCTAAAACCTTACCCAACAGACCATAATAACATACCTACCAGGACCAAGGATAAAGCCAAGAGCTTGAAAAGCACTAATATTAGCCATGGCACTTGTCCTTTCTGATAGCGAGGTTGCGCCAGCGACATATGACCGGACAACAGCTACATTTCCTAAAGTGCACAAAATAAAATATAGACTTTATCAGTGTAACCATCAAATCCCACATCATTAAATGTTAGGGATAAAGAAGAGATCCAAACAATATAAAATCAATGTAATATTTTTATTCAAGCCAAAAAAGGACAATAAACAAcaacaataaaaaaaagcaaaatgccgtCTAGGTCTAGGAGACGCCAGAAATATGCAACAGAAAAATTCCCCACACAATCAATAATCCAATATTATTATTGACCAATTGATAAATGTTATAAAATCTAAAACATAATTATATAGAAACTTTTTTTTAGCAATAACAGCCATTCAAAAAAATGGAAATTATTCCACGTCCCTgaaagaagctggcggcgaaacgcgcgtcggggtgaggggatgccAGAACAAGCCACACACTAGTTAATTATCACCTTCATTCTTCTAATATACCACCCTAAATAACCACCGTATACCAGGGGAAGGTTTTTGACATGTATATATTGTGGAGACCATGTAGTGAGCTACAAAAGACAGGTCTCCTTTTCCTGTTGTTAAACATAACACAGGATTACTGATGTTAATATAACATCCCTGTTTTGGAGATACTGAGTCTGGTTGGATTAAAAAGGTGTGGAATAATTTCCATTTTTTTGAATGGCTGTTATTGATAAAAAACCTTTCTATATAATAGTTTTAGATTttataacatatttattaattGGTCAATAATAACACATTTGCATTGGATTATTGATTATGTGTGGGGAATTTTTCTATTGCATATTTCTGGCATCTCCTAGATGGCATTTGGCTTTTTTATTGTTGTTGTTTATGGTCCTTTTTTGGCTTGAATAAAAATATTATATTGATTTTATATTGTGTGGGATCTCTTCTTTATACCTAACATTTAATGGGATTTGATGGTTGCATTTTGATGAAGTGCCCTTAAGTACTTTTGGACTTATGTTGATTTTATCAGTGTAAGACAAGTAGGCCCTCAATACTATGGCAGCAGACAGGCTTCTTATTTATCAAATTGCTTAATAAATTTTAAATATCCTTAGTTAGAAAGCCTAATCAAACAATAAGAACTTCCGTAGACAACAGTAGAGAACCTGCATAGACAGGCATAAGCAGCAAGCATGTCCAAATGGGGTATGCTGCCAACAATACGCAAACTTTATTAGAACAAACTGCttatcacaatacattttgcacttGTCGATGACTGCCACCTGTACAGTATCAAAAAAGTATTTATACCCTGTAAACTtttctaatttttttaacattacacACACAAAGCTGGATGTATTTTATTGGAATTTCATATGATATACTAACATAAAGTAGCGAGTGTAAAGGAAGTCATACATGGTtttctatttatttaaaaaaaaattaatctaaAAAATGGGAACACGCATTTGTTTTCAGTCCCCTGTAGCctgatatacctaaataaaatcctgagtaacCAATTGCCTTCAGCCgtcatggaggtgcctgagcaacgttgTTTGTATGTTCTAACACGCTTGCTGTATTTGCTTACAAGGAGTGCCAGCCACTGTACCAGCTGTGCCTGTCAGGATTTGCCCAGTCCACCATCCCTGGCTCcagtcccttgggggtcagctgccatccacccaaggtcagtcctggtgtagcacctggtcccAACTCTTTCATCTCTCCTCGGATCACGGTATCGTCCATTGCTGTGTATCCAAGGTTGGACTTGGTGAGGCACCCAGTTACACCCCTCCACGCAATCCTTGGGCCACAGCCTGTTACAGAAAGCCATGTAGTCATTTCTttcacacttcacaaatacttgtgttggtatatcacataaatggGTTTTGTTTTTTATTGGAATTTTAATTTTGTgaatgtaacatgaaaaaatgtgtaAAAGTTTACCAGGTATGGCATTATAAGTGTAAgtctatgtgcccacgctgcgtttCTTCtgcctttctgcagcgttttttgctgcaGTGGAAAGctcaacgcttaaaaaacgcattcccatgcaatcctatgggattccgcagttgctgtgcccatgctgcagattttcccgcttcggaatcgcatagcggtaagatccacagcatgttcattatttctgtggaATTGTGCCGATTTCACCACCATAGGATTGCATTAAAATGCTCACTtttcgcatgtggctatgcccaccatgcgcaaagtgagcgcttcatgtgcggatggtacccagggtctggaggagaggagactctcctctaggccctgggatccacattcatgtaaaaaaaaaaaaaaagaattaaaataaaaaatagggatatacttaccttctgatggcccccggagtcctcccggctcTCTGCGGTGCGCGCGGcgacttccgttcccagggatgcattgcacgaatcacctgagatgacgtcgctgTCACGATCAGGGGatcaggggccgtcggaaggtgagaataaccatatttttttaaacattctatcttttactattgatgcataggcagcatcaatagtaaaaagttggtcacacttgtcaaccactatgcttgacaagtgtgaccatcatgtcaatcacttttccaagcgatgcttcaaaccgcttggaaaagcgcaagcatcctgcaagctaaaaacgcttgtgttttgcagaaaaacgcatgcgaattccgcatgcgttttacctgcggcagggagttgcggaaatgctgcggacatttctgcaACGTGGCCACATAGCCTAAAGCTAAATTCCGACATCCATGTATCACTGCCAGAGTACGGACTGGACGCAGATCTCCTTACAACAGTCTCATATATGTGGACGAGGCTGTGTCAGGGTACCTGCAGCCAGTCACTGCTCCCACAATGATACACGATGACCGAATATGGCCTAAGTGTAATGAGGGCCATTTTTGCGTGCCTCATTACAACCGCTTGGACTATGTAAAAGGATCCCAAGGCCAATTTCCctcaattattatttggtgcgttttttttttgctgtgtatttCTGTGTAACAAAAGTTAGCACACTACATTTCCAGCAAAGTGTATGGGATAAATCTCATGTTTACTGCGAGTTTTTTTCTAAACGCTTATTTACTGCAAGAGACAGACATGTTGCCGATTTCAAAtttgcaccgcaggtcagtttccacagtgttataaaaaaaaaaaaacacagtgggaatgAGATTCATATAATCCCATCCACTTTGATAAAACAAGAAGaagctgcgttttttgtgcacgaAAATACAAGGCGGAAAAACACGCCAAATACTCGTGGGGACTTAGTTGCACCACTTTGCTGTGATTTTCCAAAGTCTTgggaaaaataaacaaataaataaatacaaaaggaCAAGACACTGCAGGTGCAATATGTCAACCCAACTTAAAGGgaatgtcatgtaaaataacgctaTCAACCTACAGACACCATGCAGCGcccgcactgagagccccgctgcagggaggaaattaattttattccttcTGGCACTGTTCagcttccagtcataggggcggccCCGGCAAGGGCTCGGTCACCGCTTTGTGTTGGAGAGCAGCGGCTGTAATCGcaccccgacactgactgacagctgactaCAATGCTGAGCCGCTGTCAGTCAGTGAGAGGAtgtggttacagccgctgctctccATACACAGGACGGTGACTGGAAGCTGAATGCTGCaatgaggaataaagttcatttcttccCAGCGGCGGGATGCTGCACAGTGTCAGAACGttactaacctgcagattaaccccatatctgcaatgtaaggccggagtcacactagcgtataatacggacgagtgcaacgcgagaaaacatcacatagcactcagaccagggttaatctatggggcagatcacatcacagtattttttctcaggcgtattctacgtgcgagtgaaatGGCAGCATGCTGTGAATGTACGCGTATATATGGCAagtctcgccaatgaaagtctatgggtgcgagaaacaaaaggaaaaaaataaataaatcggacaccacacggaccatcagtgtgacttgccagaaatatgcacacattttcctcatttcagcccattgagccattacatTCATTGGGTaacagcagtgagaaatgtaaatccATATGTGtatcatacggatgccatacggatacataggtgcaagaaaaatcgcatcatcgcattgcaaacacattaTACACGGATccccatacggagaacactcgtgtgactctcagctgaccgatttttcatacgctgtaagtgtgaccccggcctaatagtgaTATTTTTCATGGAAGGTTCCCTTGACACCTACATTCCAGTGCTACTGTCCAATCTGCAGACAATTCACTACTTAATCATTTTCTCGATCACAACAGATCCCACATCTACAGATCAGATTAGCACTCGTTCTCCTTTGTAACGTGTAACAACGTTTGTAAATTTACAAAAACTTTAGAATAACATACCTGATCCAAAACCAACCAATGCTCGGGCAATGAGCATGTAATACTTGTTGTGTGAGGCCGGAACGTGCACATAGGCGTAAAGGCAGCTAGCGGCTACCAGTATAGATATGGAGACCACCAGAGGTTCTCTTCTTGGCCTGTGGTTAGACCACAAACCAAACAATGGAGATGCAACCATCTGTCCCAAACTGTAGGATGCTATTACCCAGCCAAGAAAGCTTGTATTAGCACTTGGGTCAATCTAAAATAAAGGATTGGACGATAGGTTAATAAAGTAGAAGAAAGACTATTATCACATAGATTTTACCCTAAAACCGATCATTTTTGCTGATGTATTTATTCGATTTTCTGGCCATGATCCATCACTTATTGTCAATAGTGGATCACATA
This region of Ranitomeya imitator isolate aRanImi1 chromosome 1, aRanImi1.pri, whole genome shotgun sequence genomic DNA includes:
- the MFSD8 gene encoding major facilitator superfamily domain-containing protein 8 isoform X2, with protein sequence MASVVDEDDDCALLLPSSDPGFIVETQQEHKSRWRSIRVMYLTMFLSSVGFSIVVTSIWPYLQKIDPSANTSFLGWVIASYSLGQMVASPLFGLWSNHRPRREPLVVSISILVAASCLYAYVHVPASHNKYYMLIARALVGFGSGNVAVVRSYVAGATSLSERTSAMANISAFQALGFILGPAFQAAFTLIGEVGVTFTAIELQVNMYTAPSLMGAFLGIVNIILIFAIFREHQVDDHGKQIGSINYASESTETINESEEPVDQIAVVSSNILFFIILFIFAIFETISTPLTMDMYAWTRTQAVFYNGIILAAIGVESVIVFIAVKILSKK